A window of Otariodibacter oris genomic DNA:
ATACTCCAGTGACAGATGCCGACATTTTTGTGAGTAAATTTGTGTCCCAAGCCTTACAAGAATTAACGCCAAATATTCCTATTCTTTCAGAAGAATGTTGCAAAATACCCTTGTCAGAAAGGAAAGATTGGGAAGAATACTGGATTATTGATCCATTAGATGGCACTCAACAATTCATTAATCGTACCGATCAATTTTCTGTTGTCATCGCGTTAGTCCAAAAAAATGTTCCTGTCCTTGGTGTTATTCATGCGCCTATTTTCGATAAAACCTATTATGCGTATGATCAACATGGGGCTTTTCTGATTGAAAATGAGCAAACTTTGCGTTTATCAAACCATGGTAAATCATTGTCTGAAACTAACCGCTTACACGTCACAATTGGGACATCACAATGTCCACAGGTTAAAAAAGCAGTAAGAGCACATTATGATGTTGAATTTATTAAATATGGTTCAAGTAGTTTAAAAGCAGGGTTAGTTGCAGAAGGTAAAGCAGATTGTTATATCCGTTTTGGTGATACGGGAGAATGGGATACGGCAGCAGCCGAAATATTACTTAATGAGTCTGGTGGAGAAATTTTTAACCTTAATTTTGAACCACTTAGCTACAATCAGAGAGAAACTTTTGTAAACCCTTATTTTATGATGGTGTCGAACAAAGATCTTGATTGGAAGCAGATTTTTTCTTTTGATGAATTTTATTAATTAGCCACTTTGATAAAAATATTGCAAAATGGTTAAATAAATTAACAAGCTGTACAAATATAGGAAAATATAATGAACACAGAGAATAATTGTATTGTTATTTTTGGTGCATCAGGTGATTTGACTTTTCGTAAGTTAATCCCTGCACTTTATAATCTTTTTAAAATTGATCGTCTAGGTGACGATTTCTCGGTATTGGGTGTGGCTCGTACTGAAATGGATGATGAAGCATTCCGTGCTAAAATGCGTGAAGCACTTGTTAAATATGAAAAAGCAAGTGGTGATGTTTTAGATAAATTTTGCGATCACTTGTATTATCAAGCTGTTAATACATCTGATGCGTTAGATTATGGTAAGCTTGTTCCTCGCTTAGATGAATTACATAATAAATATCATACTGGCGGAAACACACTATACTACCTTTCTACTCCGCCAAGCCTTTATCCTGTTATCCCAGAATGTTTAGCTGCTCATGGATTAAATACTGAAGAATTTGGTTGGAAACGTATCATCGTTGAAAAACCATTTGGTTATGATATGAAAACAGCTAAAGAATTAGATACCCAAATTCACCGTTTCTTCGATGAACATCAAATCTATCGTATTGACCATTATTTAGGTAAAGAAACCGTTCAGAATTTACTTGTACTACGTTTTTCTAATGGATTATTTGAACCACTTTGGAATCGTAATTTCATAGACTATATCGAAATTACTGGTGCTGAATCTATTGGTGTTGAAGAACGTGGTGGTTATTATGATGGTTCTGGTGCAATGCGTGATATGTTCCAAAACCACTTGCTACAAGTGTTAGCTATGGTTGCAATGGAGCCTCCGGCAATTATCAATGCAGATTCAATGCGTGATGAGGTTGCTAAAGTGTTATATTGCTTACATCCATTAAGCAGTGAAGATGTGA
This region includes:
- the cysQ gene encoding 3'(2'),5'-bisphosphate nucleotidase CysQ, giving the protein MLKLDQQLVENVLKIAYQAGEHIKSFYANSVEIHIKADNTPVTDADIFVSKFVSQALQELTPNIPILSEECCKIPLSERKDWEEYWIIDPLDGTQQFINRTDQFSVVIALVQKNVPVLGVIHAPIFDKTYYAYDQHGAFLIENEQTLRLSNHGKSLSETNRLHVTIGTSQCPQVKKAVRAHYDVEFIKYGSSSLKAGLVAEGKADCYIRFGDTGEWDTAAAEILLNESGGEIFNLNFEPLSYNQRETFVNPYFMMVSNKDLDWKQIFSFDEFY
- the zwf gene encoding glucose-6-phosphate dehydrogenase, with the translated sequence MNTENNCIVIFGASGDLTFRKLIPALYNLFKIDRLGDDFSVLGVARTEMDDEAFRAKMREALVKYEKASGDVLDKFCDHLYYQAVNTSDALDYGKLVPRLDELHNKYHTGGNTLYYLSTPPSLYPVIPECLAAHGLNTEEFGWKRIIVEKPFGYDMKTAKELDTQIHRFFDEHQIYRIDHYLGKETVQNLLVLRFSNGLFEPLWNRNFIDYIEITGAESIGVEERGGYYDGSGAMRDMFQNHLLQVLAMVAMEPPAIINADSMRDEVAKVLYCLHPLSSEDVKNNLVLGQYSRGTVDGEEVKGYLEEKGVPSESNTETFMALRCEIDNWRWAGVPFYVRTGKRLPTRVTEVVIHFKTTPHPVFSQNAPDNKLIIRIQPDEGISMRFGLKKPGAGFESKEVSMDFRYADLASPSLLTAYERLLLDAMKGDATLFARTDAVHACWKFVQPILDYKNANGRIYEYESGTWGPAEADKLIAKSGKVWRKPSGAMKKKV